The Coregonus clupeaformis isolate EN_2021a chromosome 13, ASM2061545v1, whole genome shotgun sequence genome includes a region encoding these proteins:
- the LOC121580194 gene encoding anaphase-promoting complex subunit 13-like, translating to MESEVQRDGRVLDLTDDAWREDRLPYEDVTIPLSELPEAEQDNGGSTESVKEQEMKWSDLALQSLHENTPNTGTQLLREWTLCLLQCTRG from the exons ATGGAAAGTGAAGTTCAAAGAGACGGCAGGGTTCTTGATCTAACAGATGACGCTTGGAGGGAAGACCGTCTACCTTATGAAGATGTCACTATCCCATTG AGTGAACTGCCTGAAGCTGAGCAAGATAATGGAGGATCAACAGAGTCGGTGAAAGAACAAGAAATGAAGTGGTCGGATTTAGCCCTTCAGAGTCTGCACGAGAATACACCCAACACTGGGACTCAGCTACTTCGTGAATGGACGCTGTGCCTACTCCAGTGTACCCGTGGTTGA